From one Enterococcus sp. DIV2402 genomic stretch:
- a CDS encoding DUF2075 domain-containing protein encodes MIKLIKFGKGSGLLKSGSSPIIYDFEYTKDEILNLETKILNEEHEKYLLRYPTVYIVNDLEQKNNYSIYIGETTNIKRRTLEHLSNDLQTREDWQKFASSKSARMFVIGHDHFNKSLTLDIENKLMQYLSSVDAVQYIHNRRTNQQQEYFSSDKMEEIFSKIWRKLQQNNKELFPLERVIQDSALFKASPFHKLSKEQFEAKDQIILKIEEALNRNRTGQLILVGGEAGSGKTVLMSSLFYDLFQLADEKSDNLILKGSSQYLLVNHEQQLKVYQQIAEKLGISSKQSNKVGKPTSFINKYSEEEKADVIIVDEAHLLWTQGKQSYRGQNQLNDLLARAKVVVAVFDNNQVLSREQYWAEEELGYIVNQANLYGNYIHLENQMRINGNEQTVDWIRHLIDQQEIKNIPEDENYELRVFDSPEKMFQAIKRKAKNQSFGISRMLATFDWEYIDKKKPNDRDYWDVSIGDFSLPWNLQLPPSKKLKRKNRKLAWAEQEQTIGEVGSTFTIQGFDLNYAGVIIGPSVKYRDGKIVFDRSASKNKKATQQRTLKDEKIYLSDTLLKNELNVLLTRGVNGLYLYAVDEALQAKLMEAKNGAGKI; translated from the coding sequence ATGATTAAATTAATCAAGTTTGGGAAAGGAAGTGGTCTCTTGAAAAGTGGATCTTCACCGATTATCTATGATTTTGAATATACAAAAGATGAAATATTGAATTTAGAAACAAAAATTTTAAATGAAGAGCATGAAAAATACCTTTTGCGTTATCCAACTGTGTATATTGTAAATGATCTAGAACAAAAAAATAATTACTCTATCTACATAGGAGAAACGACCAACATTAAACGTCGAACGTTGGAACATCTATCAAATGATTTACAGACAAGAGAGGATTGGCAAAAATTTGCTTCTTCCAAAAGTGCAAGGATGTTTGTTATTGGACATGATCATTTTAATAAATCTTTGACCTTAGATATTGAAAACAAACTAATGCAATATTTATCAAGTGTAGACGCTGTACAATATATACACAATCGTAGAACAAACCAGCAACAAGAATATTTTTCTTCTGATAAAATGGAAGAAATTTTCTCGAAAATTTGGCGGAAATTGCAGCAAAATAATAAAGAGCTTTTTCCTCTAGAACGTGTAATCCAAGATTCTGCTTTATTTAAAGCTTCTCCTTTTCATAAATTATCTAAAGAACAATTTGAAGCTAAAGATCAAATCATTTTAAAAATTGAAGAAGCATTGAATCGTAACAGAACTGGACAATTAATATTAGTTGGGGGAGAAGCAGGTTCAGGTAAGACGGTATTAATGAGTAGCTTATTTTATGATTTGTTTCAGTTAGCTGATGAAAAGAGTGACAATCTTATCTTAAAAGGCAGTTCACAGTATTTGCTTGTTAATCATGAACAACAATTAAAAGTTTATCAGCAAATAGCTGAAAAATTAGGTATTTCATCAAAACAATCAAATAAAGTTGGCAAACCGACCTCGTTTATTAATAAGTATTCTGAAGAAGAAAAAGCAGATGTTATTATTGTTGATGAAGCACATTTACTTTGGACACAAGGAAAACAGTCTTATCGAGGTCAAAATCAATTAAACGATTTGTTAGCACGTGCCAAAGTTGTAGTAGCTGTTTTTGACAATAATCAAGTTCTTTCAAGAGAACAGTATTGGGCTGAAGAGGAATTGGGCTATATTGTGAATCAAGCGAATCTTTATGGTAACTATATACATTTAGAAAATCAAATGCGAATAAATGGGAATGAACAAACTGTGGATTGGATTCGTCATTTAATAGACCAACAAGAGATAAAAAATATTCCAGAAGATGAAAATTATGAACTAAGAGTATTTGATTCTCCAGAAAAAATGTTTCAAGCAATTAAAAGAAAAGCAAAGAATCAAAGTTTCGGTATTTCACGTATGTTAGCGACGTTTGATTGGGAATATATCGATAAGAAAAAGCCTAATGATAGAGATTATTGGGATGTTTCGATTGGTGATTTTTCGTTACCATGGAATTTGCAATTACCACCATCTAAGAAATTAAAACGAAAAAATAGAAAACTAGCTTGGGCAGAGCAAGAACAGACTATTGGTGAGGTAGGTTCTACATTCACCATTCAAGGTTTTGATTTGAATTATGCAGGTGTCATCATTGGACCATCTGTTAAGTATCGTGATGGAAAAATTGTTTTTGATCGTTCCGCAAGCAAGAATAAAAAGGCAACACAACAAAGAACGCTAAAAGATGAAAAAATTTATTTATCCGATACATTACTTAAAAATGAATTGAACGTCCTATTAACGAGAGGAGTAAACGGTTTGTATTTGTATGCGGTAGATGAAGCGTTACAGGCAAAGTTAATGGAAGCAAAGAATGGAGCCGGAAAAATATGA
- a CDS encoding nucleotide pyrophosphohydrolase, translated as MKESSLKKINQFRDDRNWRQFHNEKDLAISISLEASELLELFQWKSSEEVIDSKRERIEEELADVLIYSYMLADNLNMDLDDIIAKKLEKNNQKYPVNKSFGSNSKYDEL; from the coding sequence ATGAAAGAATCAAGTTTGAAGAAAATTAATCAATTTCGCGATGACCGTAATTGGCGTCAATTTCATAATGAAAAAGACTTAGCGATTTCTATTTCACTGGAAGCCTCCGAATTATTAGAGCTTTTTCAATGGAAATCATCAGAAGAGGTCATAGATAGTAAAAGAGAACGAATCGAAGAGGAATTAGCAGATGTCTTAATTTATTCGTACATGCTAGCAGATAATTTAAATATGGATTTAGATGATATCATTGCTAAAAAATTAGAGAAGAATAATCAAAAGTATCCAGTAAATAAAAGCTTTGGAAGTAATTCAAAATATGATGAGTTGTAA
- a CDS encoding MGMT family protein, with product MKSVLNEDLIYEVLSAVEEIPKGCVATYGQIASLIGRDKNARLVGRVLSMAEYYGKYPCHRVVNHAGRLVPGWTEQAELLHNEGVFLKDTGYVDLKKYQWEC from the coding sequence ATGAAGAGTGTCTTAAATGAAGACTTAATTTATGAAGTTCTTTCTGCTGTAGAAGAAATACCCAAGGGCTGTGTTGCTACATACGGGCAAATAGCTAGTTTGATTGGTAGAGACAAAAATGCCAGACTTGTCGGCAGAGTCCTTAGCATGGCTGAATATTATGGGAAATACCCTTGCCATCGGGTAGTGAATCATGCCGGCCGATTGGTTCCAGGATGGACTGAACAAGCCGAGTTACTACATAATGAAGGTGTTTTTTTGAAAGACACAGGGTATGTGGATTTGAAAAAATATCAATGGGAGTGTTGA
- a CDS encoding ArsR/SmtB family transcription factor, with protein MELDLSKESRLVFQALASETRLKIIRFLGNQKKSIGDIADYLKISKAITTRHIQQMEDCGLLGSERGINEHRNKKIVYLKVDNIHIKFPKKVYSEFQLHSTDLKIGHFTDFSVKPTCGLATVKEIVGKSDEPKYFLDTNRVDAALLWFSEGFVEYKIPNLLRDNEVPEMLEISFEIASEFPISNNIWPSDISIFINDIKVATYTVPGNFSDTRGRYTPRWWNDHFSQYGLLKHIRINKLDTGIDGEKYSTVTIDSLKLHDHPLMKLRFEIEEDAKNKGGLTLFGQGFGNHDQNILINTYYSS; from the coding sequence ATGGAACTTGATTTGAGTAAAGAATCTAGACTAGTTTTCCAAGCCTTAGCTAGTGAAACAAGATTAAAAATTATTCGGTTTCTCGGAAATCAAAAAAAAAGCATCGGGGACATTGCAGATTATTTAAAAATTAGTAAAGCAATTACCACTCGTCATATACAACAAATGGAAGATTGTGGACTCTTAGGTTCAGAACGCGGCATAAATGAACATAGAAATAAAAAAATAGTTTATCTAAAAGTCGATAATATTCATATTAAATTTCCCAAAAAAGTCTACTCAGAATTTCAATTGCATTCTACTGATTTAAAAATTGGTCACTTTACAGATTTTTCAGTTAAGCCAACTTGCGGATTAGCAACTGTAAAAGAGATTGTTGGAAAATCAGATGAACCAAAATATTTCTTAGATACAAATCGTGTGGATGCTGCCTTATTGTGGTTTAGTGAAGGTTTTGTAGAATACAAAATTCCTAATTTGCTTCGCGATAACGAAGTACCTGAGATGCTTGAAATCAGTTTTGAAATCGCTTCAGAATTTCCGATTTCAAATAATATTTGGCCTAGTGACATTTCAATTTTCATCAATGATATCAAAGTAGCTACATATACTGTACCAGGAAATTTTTCTGATACGCGCGGACGCTATACGCCAAGATGGTGGAACGATCATTTTAGTCAATACGGCTTGTTAAAACATATTCGTATTAATAAATTAGATACAGGCATCGATGGAGAAAAATACTCCACCGTTACGATTGACAGTCTAAAATTACACGATCATCCTTTAATGAAATTACGTTTTGAAATTGAAGAAGATGCAAAAAACAAGGGTGGTCTTACTTTATTCGGTCAAGGATTTGGTAATCATGATCAAAATATTTTAATTAATACCTACTATTCAAGCTAA
- a CDS encoding extracellular solute-binding protein, with product MRVKKFASIVLMVGVCVSILAGCGNSSDDSKSSGSSKGGSNEIVFWNPFTGPDGSNIKAMVDEYNKTNPEFKVKNVSMKEGDMYTKIPTVVNSGKNIPDLNIIHAERIKQYKDNDMLQAYDDALTDYPEIKAENYVPESWNIGDLDGSRYSVPLDIHTSGTYYNKELVEKYTPNALDDNIITYDEIKEAGEKAQKDDVSALGVTWMKPILLSLYKQHGGELSSDGIDPTLDNSAMEDSIALWKELYDSGITTKDGEDPYQLFVAGKVMFYPEGIWMRNDVNEAQFDWGLTNAPQISDDLSKAVNWSSSHQFVMFKNENRSDEKTKGIMDFLEWVRTNSLEWAKAGQNPATLDLLNNDEYLEMPQSMFINDPAMQETLTIFDYKYNGYVSEYMDAHALDVIFGKAEVSDFAPSMQKEVADKVAKDNSNK from the coding sequence ATGCGTGTAAAAAAATTTGCAAGTATTGTTTTGATGGTAGGAGTATGTGTGAGTATACTTGCCGGATGCGGGAATTCATCAGATGATTCAAAATCATCAGGTTCATCAAAAGGCGGAAGTAATGAAATTGTTTTTTGGAATCCTTTTACTGGACCAGATGGATCAAATATCAAAGCGATGGTTGATGAGTATAATAAAACCAATCCAGAATTTAAAGTGAAAAATGTTTCTATGAAAGAAGGGGATATGTATACTAAAATCCCTACAGTTGTTAACTCTGGTAAAAATATACCAGACTTAAATATTATTCATGCTGAACGAATCAAGCAATACAAAGATAATGATATGCTACAAGCGTACGATGATGCTTTGACTGATTATCCAGAAATTAAAGCAGAAAACTATGTACCAGAGTCGTGGAATATTGGAGATCTTGATGGATCACGTTATTCAGTTCCACTTGATATTCATACATCAGGTACTTATTACAACAAGGAATTAGTTGAAAAGTATACTCCTAATGCTCTTGATGACAATATTATTACTTATGACGAAATTAAAGAAGCAGGAGAAAAAGCTCAAAAAGATGATGTTTCAGCTTTGGGTGTTACATGGATGAAACCAATTCTTCTTTCTTTATATAAACAACATGGTGGCGAATTAAGTTCAGATGGAATCGACCCAACACTTGATAATTCAGCGATGGAAGATTCTATTGCATTATGGAAAGAACTATATGATAGCGGAATCACTACAAAAGATGGAGAAGATCCTTATCAATTGTTTGTAGCTGGTAAAGTAATGTTTTATCCAGAAGGAATTTGGATGAGAAATGATGTAAATGAAGCGCAATTTGATTGGGGATTGACAAATGCACCACAAATTTCCGATGATTTAAGCAAAGCAGTCAACTGGTCTTCTTCACATCAATTTGTAATGTTCAAAAACGAAAATCGTTCAGACGAAAAAACCAAAGGAATTATGGATTTCTTAGAGTGGGTACGAACGAACTCACTAGAATGGGCAAAAGCAGGACAAAATCCAGCAACACTTGATTTGTTAAACAACGATGAATATTTAGAAATGCCACAATCGATGTTTATCAATGATCCAGCTATGCAAGAAACTTTAACAATCTTCGACTATAAATATAATGGTTATGTGTCTGAATATATGGATGCACATGCTTTAGATGTTATTTTTGGTAAAGCAGAAGTGAGTGATTTTGCTCCATCTATGCAAAAAGAAGTAGCAGATAAAGTTGCAAAAGATAATTCTAATAAATAA
- a CDS encoding carbohydrate ABC transporter permease → MSLSQKKKKGNQAQSKVFPWLFIAPHLVIFSIFFLIPVVFGIYISFTDWDLVSSPNFVGLANYQEIFTNQDSIFYTQLRTGLTNTFKFVIFVVPFCIMVPLLIAVALNTKPKLGKFFQSLFYMPSLFAISAVVIIWTLMFNVTYGPVNKLLGTSIPLTSTMPYAWVTLVVVTIWWTIGGNMIIYQAALNGIPQDYYEAADIDGASSLQKFFKITLPSIKGQILYTLVVTTIAQFNVYGQPLMLTGGGPSDGTRVLLMYIQQNAFGSGQSIAGIASAMAIVLGICIMIVSAIQFKFLRTKN, encoded by the coding sequence ATGTCTCTATCACAAAAAAAGAAAAAAGGAAATCAAGCTCAAAGCAAAGTTTTTCCATGGCTGTTTATTGCGCCACACTTGGTTATTTTTTCAATATTTTTTTTGATTCCTGTTGTTTTTGGAATCTATATTTCGTTTACAGATTGGGATCTTGTTTCAAGTCCTAATTTTGTTGGATTGGCAAACTATCAAGAAATTTTTACTAATCAAGATTCTATTTTTTATACACAACTAAGAACTGGTTTAACAAATACATTTAAATTTGTTATTTTTGTTGTTCCATTTTGTATCATGGTCCCGTTATTAATTGCCGTAGCTTTGAATACAAAGCCTAAATTAGGGAAATTTTTTCAATCTCTTTTTTATATGCCAAGTTTATTTGCTATCTCTGCTGTAGTTATTATTTGGACATTGATGTTTAATGTTACTTACGGACCAGTCAATAAGTTGTTGGGTACCTCTATCCCATTAACAAGTACAATGCCTTATGCTTGGGTTACACTAGTTGTAGTAACCATTTGGTGGACAATCGGAGGAAATATGATTATTTATCAGGCTGCTTTAAATGGAATTCCTCAAGATTACTATGAAGCGGCAGATATTGATGGTGCTTCTTCGTTACAAAAATTCTTTAAAATTACTTTACCGTCTATAAAAGGACAAATTTTGTACACTCTGGTAGTGACAACAATTGCTCAATTTAATGTATATGGACAACCACTTATGCTAACAGGTGGCGGTCCAAGTGATGGTACTCGAGTTCTTTTAATGTACATCCAACAAAATGCATTTGGGTCTGGACAATCAATTGCAGGCATTGCTTCAGCAATGGCAATTGTTTTAGGAATTTGCATCATGATTGTATCAGCTATTCAATTTAAATTTTTGAGAACGAAAAATTAG
- a CDS encoding carbohydrate ABC transporter permease gives MKKRQTSKIVASVFLLVMAVVWIVPLLYGIFTSFKSQSELLREGARLLPIDWVLANYQELLMDNTSTPLVRWFFNSLFIATMNTLLVLFVVSLSAFAYSRLQFKGRDKIFTFLLATMMFPGVVNLIPLYKIVDMLGWVNTPWAMIVPGAAGAMNIFLVKQFMDNIPKDYDEAAQIDGASELIIFRKIILPLIKPILTVITLFTFTGSWNDFLWPSIIFNDIEKMPITSGLQLLQGMYQSKPTLLMAGALIAIIPTFIIYLFAQKYFLESMSLSGGVKG, from the coding sequence ATGAAAAAAAGACAAACATCAAAAATTGTTGCTTCTGTTTTCTTATTAGTAATGGCCGTAGTTTGGATCGTTCCCTTATTATATGGTATCTTTACATCCTTTAAGTCACAATCAGAGTTATTAAGAGAAGGTGCACGTTTATTACCTATTGATTGGGTATTAGCCAATTATCAAGAACTATTGATGGATAACACAAGTACACCTTTAGTTCGTTGGTTCTTCAATTCATTGTTTATTGCAACAATGAATACTTTATTAGTGTTATTTGTTGTTTCTTTATCTGCTTTTGCCTATAGTCGTTTGCAATTTAAAGGTAGAGATAAAATTTTTACTTTTTTATTGGCAACGATGATGTTTCCAGGTGTTGTAAACTTAATTCCGCTTTACAAAATTGTGGATATGCTTGGATGGGTTAATACGCCTTGGGCAATGATTGTTCCAGGGGCAGCTGGAGCAATGAATATCTTTTTAGTTAAACAATTTATGGACAATATTCCTAAAGATTATGATGAAGCAGCCCAAATAGATGGTGCTAGTGAACTAATAATTTTCCGGAAAATTATTTTACCTTTAATCAAACCAATTTTAACAGTTATCACTTTATTTACCTTTACTGGTTCATGGAATGATTTCTTATGGCCATCTATTATTTTTAACGATATCGAAAAAATGCCGATTACTTCCGGCTTACAATTATTACAAGGAATGTATCAATCGAAACCAACACTCTTGATGGCAGGTGCTTTGATTGCGATTATTCCAACATTTATTATTTATTTATTTGCACAAAAATATTTCTTAGAATCAATGTCATTATCAGGTGGCGTGAAAGGTTGA
- a CDS encoding glycoside hydrolase family 2 protein: protein MARNEYPRPQFERKQWINLNGQWKFAFDDKNEGMTEGWFATSEPYDQTIVVPYVYQSKESGIEDRTPHDIVWYQRDFEVSAKENERILLHFGAVDYESDIYLNGQHVCHHIGGHTSFEMDITPFLNPSGQQQVSVRAFDSHCDETIPRGKQFWEDESAGIWYTNSTGIWQTVWCEVVNEQHIQNVKLTPHFDEGKIEIEAEISQFTNQSALAYTINFKDQLIASGQVNLTANKVIFEVELYQDHIFRQNYHHEGYSWTPETPNLFDLKLELKEEEQSKDSVASYFGMRKVHAIDGMIFLNNKPYYQKLVLDQGYWPTGLLTAPSDEDFIKDIQLSKEMGFNGCRKHQKMEDPRFLYWADKLGFIVWGECAAPAVYTNKAVERLMIEWTDSINRDYNHPSIITWVPVNESWGVPNISFDRQQQHFSQAIFHYIHSLDTTRLVISNDGWAATDTDIVAIHNYAHGQENEKAKYEYFKESLHSKEALLHNRSTAWPIFADGFSYKGQPILLTEFGGIGFDVSGQPGWGYTSATSKEEFLSEYGRIMHAVYASKALWGYCYTQITDVEQEINGLLTYNRQPKCDLSKIKEINDQFHVRTVE, encoded by the coding sequence ATGGCAAGAAATGAATACCCAAGACCTCAATTTGAGCGTAAACAATGGATTAATTTAAATGGACAATGGAAATTTGCTTTTGATGATAAAAATGAAGGAATGACTGAAGGCTGGTTTGCAACTTCAGAACCGTATGACCAAACAATTGTAGTTCCTTATGTTTATCAAAGTAAAGAAAGTGGTATCGAAGACAGAACACCACATGATATTGTTTGGTATCAACGTGATTTTGAAGTTTCAGCAAAAGAAAATGAACGTATCTTACTTCATTTTGGGGCTGTGGATTATGAGTCAGATATCTATTTGAATGGTCAACACGTTTGTCACCATATTGGTGGACATACTTCTTTTGAAATGGACATTACACCATTTTTGAATCCTTCAGGACAACAACAGGTAAGTGTTCGAGCATTTGATTCCCATTGTGATGAAACAATTCCTCGTGGAAAACAATTTTGGGAAGATGAATCTGCAGGTATCTGGTATACAAATTCTACGGGTATTTGGCAGACAGTTTGGTGTGAGGTAGTGAATGAACAACATATCCAAAATGTTAAACTGACACCACATTTTGATGAAGGAAAGATCGAAATTGAAGCAGAAATTAGTCAATTTACTAATCAAAGTGCATTGGCTTATACTATTAATTTTAAAGATCAATTGATTGCAAGCGGACAAGTAAATTTGACTGCTAATAAAGTGATTTTTGAGGTTGAATTATATCAAGATCATATCTTTAGGCAAAACTACCATCATGAAGGATATTCATGGACACCAGAAACACCTAATTTGTTTGACCTTAAGTTAGAATTGAAAGAAGAAGAGCAAAGTAAGGATAGTGTAGCTTCTTATTTTGGTATGAGAAAAGTACATGCTATCGACGGAATGATCTTTTTAAATAATAAGCCGTACTATCAAAAACTAGTTTTGGATCAAGGATATTGGCCAACAGGATTATTAACAGCGCCTTCTGATGAAGACTTTATTAAAGATATTCAACTATCAAAAGAAATGGGCTTTAATGGCTGTCGTAAACATCAAAAGATGGAGGATCCACGTTTCTTATACTGGGCAGACAAACTTGGTTTCATTGTGTGGGGAGAGTGTGCAGCACCAGCTGTTTATACAAATAAAGCAGTTGAACGTTTGATGATTGAGTGGACAGATTCAATTAATCGTGACTACAATCACCCATCAATCATTACTTGGGTGCCAGTTAATGAAAGCTGGGGCGTTCCAAATATATCGTTTGATCGTCAACAACAACATTTCTCTCAAGCGATTTTCCATTACATTCATTCATTGGATACAACACGTTTAGTTATTTCTAATGATGGATGGGCAGCAACAGATACTGATATCGTCGCTATTCATAACTATGCTCATGGTCAAGAAAATGAGAAAGCAAAATATGAATACTTTAAAGAAAGCTTGCATAGTAAAGAAGCACTACTTCATAATCGATCAACTGCTTGGCCAATTTTTGCGGATGGTTTCTCTTATAAAGGACAACCAATCTTATTGACTGAGTTTGGAGGAATTGGTTTTGATGTTTCTGGACAACCAGGATGGGGCTATACTTCAGCGACGTCTAAAGAAGAGTTTCTATCTGAATATGGTCGAATTATGCATGCAGTGTACGCTTCTAAAGCGCTTTGGGGTTATTGTTATACTCAAATCACAGATGTGGAGCAAGAGATTAATGGCTTGTTGACTTATAATCGCCAACCTAAATGTGATTTAAGTAAAATTAAAGAAATTAATGATCAATTTCATGTTCGTACTGTAGAGTAA
- a CDS encoding family 43 glycosylhydrolase — translation MKKIIIWGGLLLTAGISLFVATTLVLSGKNTNITNSKNWTFYQSEGDNDGFVKEGVITLNDIENKAILKKEEYDDFQFDLEVKVSKSEKQKENTNAEAGVLFRIQNLKDNGDGYGGYYFGIDVEKQQVVLGKSNTEEDSWIEIATKKMYFEYDNVYKLTIKVVGNHIQGFVNETENSYPQIDIINEDYVNGQIGVYNHFSQAIFDKMSIVSYQESEHEGATYTNALLSEVADPDILFVDGTYYLYPTTAGRNVGGIKVFTSTDMVNWTDKGMAMSMGEDNWGTNGFWAPDMIERDGKYYMYYTANEHLCVAVADSPLGPFKQIKISPIHEDINEIDAHAFKDDDGKYYLYFVRFNEGNVIWGAKLNDDMMSINESTLTEILVPSQPWELDMASINEGPYMLKKDGIYYLTYSGSHFESPMYGAGYATSTNPLGPFEKYEQNPIMQSNSFVPGAGHHAVATSPDGEEMFMIYHRHESIWNTDPREFAIDRMRFTENERGETVLEVHGPTVTPQPVPSGAVDVDNFIGFASEDLVDKTVKKDQKSTEWSLPEEIGIITSKSVPEENVKVAVYWQLPEDVSSGKMVIKGEVSLPEGIENLGKLSLTPEMTITVE, via the coding sequence GTGAAAAAAATTATAATTTGGGGCGGTCTCTTATTAACTGCTGGAATTTCTCTTTTCGTAGCGACTACTCTAGTTTTGTCAGGAAAAAATACAAATATCACTAACTCTAAAAATTGGACATTTTATCAGAGTGAAGGGGATAATGACGGATTTGTAAAGGAAGGAGTGATAACGTTGAACGACATTGAGAATAAAGCAATCTTGAAAAAAGAAGAATATGATGATTTTCAATTTGATTTAGAAGTAAAAGTCAGCAAATCAGAAAAACAAAAAGAAAATACTAATGCAGAAGCAGGAGTGTTGTTTCGTATCCAAAATCTTAAAGATAATGGCGATGGTTATGGTGGCTATTACTTTGGAATTGATGTCGAAAAACAACAGGTTGTTCTAGGTAAATCAAATACTGAAGAAGATTCTTGGATTGAAATTGCTACAAAGAAAATGTATTTTGAATATGATAATGTCTATAAATTAACCATAAAAGTAGTAGGAAATCATATTCAAGGCTTTGTAAATGAAACAGAGAATAGTTATCCTCAGATAGATATCATCAATGAAGATTACGTTAATGGCCAAATCGGTGTTTATAATCACTTCAGTCAAGCAATTTTTGACAAAATGTCAATTGTTTCATATCAGGAATCAGAGCATGAGGGAGCTACATACACTAATGCTCTCTTATCCGAAGTAGCAGATCCAGATATTTTATTTGTGGATGGGACGTATTATTTATATCCGACTACAGCCGGTAGAAATGTTGGTGGAATCAAAGTATTTACTTCCACAGATATGGTTAATTGGACAGACAAAGGCATGGCAATGAGTATGGGTGAAGATAACTGGGGAACAAATGGTTTCTGGGCACCGGATATGATTGAGCGTGATGGAAAATATTATATGTACTACACAGCAAATGAGCATCTTTGTGTAGCAGTTGCTGATTCACCATTGGGGCCTTTTAAGCAAATCAAAATCAGTCCGATACATGAAGATATCAATGAAATTGATGCACATGCCTTTAAAGATGATGATGGAAAATATTATTTGTACTTTGTTCGTTTTAATGAAGGAAATGTTATTTGGGGTGCTAAATTAAATGATGATATGATGTCAATTAATGAGAGTACACTTACAGAAATTTTAGTTCCTTCACAACCATGGGAATTAGATATGGCTAGTATTAATGAAGGTCCTTATATGTTAAAGAAAGATGGTATCTATTATTTAACTTACTCAGGTTCTCATTTTGAAAGCCCGATGTATGGAGCAGGGTATGCAACAAGCACTAACCCACTAGGACCATTTGAAAAATATGAACAAAATCCAATTATGCAATCTAATTCATTTGTTCCTGGAGCAGGACATCATGCAGTGGCAACGTCACCAGATGGCGAAGAAATGTTCATGATCTATCACCGACACGAATCAATTTGGAACACTGATCCCAGAGAATTTGCGATTGATCGTATGAGATTTACTGAAAATGAAAGGGGAGAGACAGTTCTAGAGGTTCATGGACCAACTGTTACACCACAACCAGTACCATCAGGAGCAGTGGATGTTGATAACTTTATCGGTTTTGCGTCAGAAGATTTAGTTGACAAAACGGTTAAAAAAGATCAAAAATCAACTGAATGGTCTTTACCTGAAGAGATTGGGATAATTACGTCAAAAAGTGTACCAGAAGAAAACGTGAAAGTTGCTGTTTATTGGCAACTGCCAGAAGACGTATCATCAGGAAAGATGGTTATTAAAGGTGAAGTTAGCTTACCTGAAGGAATAGAAAATTTAGGCAAGCTATCTTTGACACCAGAAATGACTATTACTGTAGAATAA